The Trichomycterus rosablanca isolate fTriRos1 chromosome 6, fTriRos1.hap1, whole genome shotgun sequence DNA segment CTCCTGCATGAACACACTGTTTCAGTATTTACTCTAAAACACATAAAAGCAATACAGATTTTCTCCTGtgtaaatgcgctggtgttgttgaagAAGATAATGCACAAAAAATACTTGTCACACTTTTAACAGTGATGTTGGTTTTCTACATGAATTCGCTGATGTTGCTTAAAATTCTTTACATAAGCaaaactcctcccacagtctgagcagtgatacggcttttctccagtgtgaacacgctggtgtagtTTAAAAGCACTACTTTGGgcaaaactgtttccacactctgagcagtgatacggcttctctcctgtgtgaatatgctggtgttgttggagatgactctgttgagtaaaactcttttcacactctgaacagtgatatggcttttctccagtgtgaacacgctggtgtattttaagggcACTACTGTGAGCAaatctctttccacactctgagcagtgatacggcttctctcctgtgtgaatgcgctggtgttgttggagtgtACTCTGACAAgaaaaactgtttccacactctgagcagtgatacggcttctctcctgtgtgaatgcgctggtgttgttggagatgactctgttgagtaaaactcttttcacactctgagcagtgatacggtttctctcctgtgtgaatgcgctggtgtattttaagggcACTACTGTGAGCAAAACTCTTACCACACTCTGaacagtgatacggtttctctcctgtgtgaatgtgctggtgcttTTCAAGAGAACTCTGCAGAGTAAAACTCTTTttacactctaagcagtgatactgCTTCTCttctgtgtgaacacgctggtgtactttaagctcACTATTgtgagcaaaactcttcccacactctgagcagtgatatggcttctctcctgtgtgaatgcgctggtgtctttgcAGATGAGTctgttgagtaaaactctttccacactctgagcagtgatatggcttctctcctgtgtgaatgcgctggtgttgtttaagATTACTCTgctgagtaaaactctttccacactctgagcagtgatacggcttctctcctgtgtgaatgcgctggtgttgtcgGAGATGACTCTGCTTAATACaattctttccacactctgagcagtgatgagatttattcatgtttatgctttgatacgactgtagaaactgaaacacaaagacaaagaaaaaagtaaatacatttgtgTTACTATTAGCGTTATTACAGGAATACTATCATAATATTCAACTCAACACCTAATAGGAAAACATTCAATTCACTTCACGTTTAAGTCAGAAGctgaatttaaaaaacatcaggataaaatatttATGAAATCTGCAgatataaataactaaattactataataactttatataaagatataattaaatctgactttctcaacatcagtcttACTTTAGGCACCTGATCCAATTCATCATAAAAgaactaataattagctcacaagtgtaaatctttggtgtgctgggagtaaaaaacactttataaaacaccacaattatgagcataaagctttTTCTAACATTGAATATATTGTTTgaatatatttgtttaataatattaacaacaaatgcaacataaatgtaaaagaaacaaattatttaaaaatctttaccttcctgttagaatcctggcagccacttcagtcgagctggtgtctccagcaggtcgtttctaatgaagaatgagcagaagatccttcttaccaagtgacttaGTGAGTCTAGAGTTtggtccttaaatagagctgaggacaaagacccaagatgATTGAAAAACTCTCCATTGGTCAGTCATCAGCCAACTATTAACACCTTTTTGTGTGAATCTTAAGTATTAAAGATAAAGTAcaagctcattatctatggaacatatgcaaatgaactagatggagccacaaagcatgatgggtgaagtcaaactacacctatttatcttaGCAGAGAAGTTATCTACATTTaatcataaacacaaacaaggaattaaaAGGTTctaaagaaataattaaaatcctGTTAAAACTGATGAGATTTAAAGCAGTTAATGATTAAAAGTAAACGGACCGTACTTACGCTCAGTTATCACAGACGCCAATCAATTCAGCTTTCCTCAGGGTTGCCAGGTATAGCACAAAAACGTCCAAAGTTTGTCCAAAGTCTGTCTAAAACCCGCCCTTCAGATGTTCAAACTAGCAGACCTCATTTCTATGTATATAAGCATAGATCCTCATTTTCCTTTTGTACCGCGTGTAATAAGAGCTTTTAGGCAGACGCAGCAATTTTTGGTATTAAGTAGCTAAAAAAAACGCAACCAGAAGTCTAAAATTCAGAAGTCTAAAATCCACCCGTCAGAAGCTAAAACTAGCCCAAAATGTCAAATGAACCACcatgtttatttataagaaATAGTCAAAACAGGGGGAAAAAAAGACATTGTAACCAACAAAGGCATAAAAGTAATTCAGTATCTACTCTAAATGAACATTGTACTGGGTGTGGAATAAGGTACCACATAAGAACTGGAAAAATGATGAACAATCTTACAAATACAAGAAATACAGTGGTCAACAGAAATATGTTTCTTGAACACTTTTGGGTGTATCTTATGTGTTTTGAACTGCTGATAACAAAAATTACCTCGAAATTTTCTTATCACATTCCGTTTTACTacttggagttcttcattgctCATCTTGGTGCAGTAAGTGATGAACATGGCAAACGCTTTCACCAAGACATTGCCACAATGGAAATATGTTACCAAGGACGCTGGAATTTGTCAGTGCTGGCTGACTATTGCTGGAGATGCACCAGATGTTGAGTAGGAACGAAAATCAGCAGCAAAACATTTTGAGCTCAGTTGAACTAATGACATGTTAGATTTGAATGTGTTATAATCAATAAAACTTAATATCATGTTTCTCAAAATGTATATGTGATACAATCAGACCATACATTTGTGTTCAGCTTCAATAGGTCTGTCACAATTACCAAAATATTTCAAGGAAACAGAACTTTTGCAAAAAATTGTTGTCCAGTGTAATATGACCTtactaaattaatacaaatgtgTGAAATCAATACCCTCAGGTAAAACAAATGGACAATCACACAGAGGGCTCTGATGgcatttacagtttaacaaatacattattaaatcaaTATAGAAACGTTTGTCTCCCGAACCATCAATTGGTCTTGTTGggcctcgctttgtgcacaggagcaccttcatgataagagaggaagaatttttgttggaaatggctgtggctgaaacacctgaactacatttaatgttaaatattaaaaccaccacaacagtatttctttttaatacttttgtcatgtttaaatgtaatttcaacatgtcagtgcagtctgtATCAAGctttatatgaactgggtttgTGGTAGAGGATTGGataattaaaagtaaatctacaggttttttttttttacaaaggagtttagctaccactaatttggtctatacataaacacaaagaacaaagacccATGATGAtggaacaatgcaacactggtcagtccacagccctccattctcATGTAAATTCTGGTGGAGGACAGTTCATTATCTGCTAAGTGGaaaatcatctaaagactattatacaacaggtagttccgaccttacaatctgatcgGTTGAGAAGCGctctaaacgtgctgatattggtgataacagcacggccttttcacaccacaatggtattactccactgacgcgttgccattaacgacaagcttcatgcacacaaacgcgcacgcaggcgacacagactttttttcccggtcgcgttttaaatccgttatctgatacacaatctagcgcactgtgtagggaacataaatcaattgtctaattcactatctagtgcactatgtagggaacatatatccatgatctgatacacaatctagtgcactatttagggaacattaatgtgtttgtaacacgaacagttagttaagccagttagcagctcctagtagttctgttttcatccatagcctttggtgtgtgcaagaggtttttttatttctttttttcccttcggaggttcttgctttcttcttcttcttgttcttacctccctgaaatgagtttttgcaacttgggatgtctgctttgtagtgttaaactttatatttgttatggaactactttttggtggaaggtattgtcaatattaaagcatatttaatatgaaattcagggcttctttgatttattttctttctttattttgtaaaaactgttgtataaaagcaatagaacactcgaggtcgtgtgtgatgatctacggcactcacctttggttcgtgcctgcgaccaaatcacagccgtgatgttattcgcgataacacactccctctcgtgttctattgcttaaaaatTCTCTTCTGTAGTGTAGATCATCTACAAGTGTTAAAGTATCTAACCTGCTTCATAACCTGaaagaggctattcatttataaaaatattgCATTCATAATATAAAGAATTTATGCAAACAACATAAAGACCAAAGTAAAATTCC contains these protein-coding regions:
- the LOC134316699 gene encoding zinc finger protein 239-like, giving the protein MFITYCTKMSNEELQPYHCSECGKSFTQQSNLKQHQRIHTGEKPYHCSECGKSFTQQTHLQRHQRIHTGEKPYHCSECGKSFAHNSELKVHQRVHTEEKQYHCLECKKSFTLQSSLEKHQHIHTGEKPYHCSECGKSFAHSSALKIHQRIHTGEKPYHCSECEKSFTQQSHLQQHQRIHTGEKPYHCSECGNSFSCQSTLQQHQRIHTGEKPYHCSECGKRFAHSSALKIHQRVHTGEKPYHCSECEKSFTQQSHLQQHQHIHTGEKPYHCSECGNSFAQSSAFKLHQRVHTGEKPYHCSDCGRSFAYVKNFKQHQRIHVENQHHC